A section of the Streptomyces sp. SLBN-118 genome encodes:
- a CDS encoding SRPBCC family protein, which yields MSADPSMLADIPGLMRIENTDREEMTAHCMDLTHAVYPHHQVYGQYCTIQEHVDCPPEQAYDYLRLGHHLEEWTYSLRGFAPTATPGLWVGHDRLEQETSIYCKVVANPEAMTVDYHCSWDQGDKLWMIYLMRVVPARLVLDKPGSVITWTNCHHPYYDNNPHPEMSPRPDRPWVGDYWDLFYAGHTVEMKNLKAILEHRHHGGLPVSVPPVTAVVR from the coding sequence ATGAGCGCGGACCCGTCCATGTTGGCTGACATCCCCGGCCTCATGCGGATCGAGAACACCGACAGGGAGGAGATGACCGCCCACTGCATGGACCTCACCCACGCGGTCTATCCGCACCACCAGGTCTACGGGCAGTACTGCACCATCCAGGAGCATGTCGACTGCCCGCCGGAGCAGGCCTATGACTACCTGCGCCTGGGCCACCACCTGGAGGAGTGGACCTACAGCCTGCGGGGCTTCGCGCCCACGGCCACCCCGGGGCTGTGGGTCGGCCACGACCGGCTCGAGCAGGAAACCAGCATCTACTGCAAGGTGGTGGCCAACCCCGAGGCCATGACCGTGGACTATCACTGCTCCTGGGACCAGGGCGACAAGCTGTGGATGATTTACCTGATGCGCGTCGTCCCTGCCCGGCTGGTGCTCGACAAGCCCGGGTCTGTGATCACCTGGACCAACTGCCACCACCCGTATTACGACAACAACCCGCATCCCGAGATGTCGCCGCGCCCGGACCGGCCGTGGGTCGGCGACTACTGGGATCTGTTCTACGCGGGCCACACCGTGGAGATGAAAAACCTCAAGGCAATCCTCGAGCACCGCCACCACGGCGGCCTGCCCGTCAGCGTGCCGCCGGTGACGGCGGTGGTCCGTTGA
- a CDS encoding 3-oxoacyl-ACP synthase III family protein — MNTVSLTDVASYLPGEPVPAEFYTEYPGAEDKLRHHPMFKIPPLRHHVAADETNADMIERAVQPLIERHGRDEIRNVDVLLVHSQLPDLPFVGAGTEVARRLGLQPEWLIDVANAGCASFVYMLKLARRLLTTTDARTALICNAQSAAGQCFTQSEVRRLAQAAIPGDGCGVGYVTTSAGAPVLDVETRHIGDYAGDMTVMLDDGRKYWEAGESQLRIGFTEASIAKVLARGNRLVPEVVTDLCGRLGVSTTEIDVFITNQPNRAFLRNWREALQLPPERHLHTFDQCGNLFGAAIPITLDRAIHSQHVKDGDLVVLGGFAHAGDFAGAVAIRWHSAQG, encoded by the coding sequence TTGAACACGGTCAGCCTCACCGATGTCGCGAGCTACCTTCCCGGCGAACCGGTCCCCGCCGAGTTCTACACCGAGTACCCCGGAGCCGAGGACAAGCTCCGCCACCATCCCATGTTCAAGATCCCGCCTCTGCGGCACCACGTCGCCGCCGACGAGACCAACGCGGACATGATCGAGCGCGCCGTACAGCCCCTGATCGAGCGGCACGGCAGAGATGAGATCCGCAACGTGGATGTGCTGTTGGTGCACAGCCAGCTGCCGGACCTGCCGTTCGTGGGCGCGGGCACCGAAGTGGCACGCCGTCTCGGTCTGCAACCGGAATGGCTGATCGACGTGGCCAACGCCGGCTGCGCCTCATTCGTGTACATGCTCAAACTGGCCCGGCGGCTGCTCACCACCACCGACGCGAGGACCGCCCTGATCTGCAACGCGCAGAGCGCCGCCGGCCAGTGCTTCACCCAGTCCGAGGTACGCAGGCTCGCCCAGGCCGCGATCCCCGGCGACGGCTGCGGCGTCGGATACGTGACCACATCGGCCGGCGCCCCGGTGCTGGACGTGGAGACCCGGCACATCGGCGACTACGCCGGGGACATGACCGTGATGCTCGACGACGGCCGCAAGTACTGGGAGGCCGGGGAATCCCAGCTGCGGATCGGGTTCACCGAAGCGAGCATCGCCAAGGTCCTCGCACGCGGGAACCGCCTCGTACCGGAGGTCGTCACGGACCTGTGCGGGCGCCTAGGGGTATCGACCACCGAGATCGACGTCTTCATCACCAACCAGCCCAACCGGGCCTTCCTGCGGAACTGGCGCGAAGCGCTGCAACTGCCGCCCGAACGGCACCTGCACACGTTCGATCAGTGCGGAAATCTTTTCGGAGCGGCGATCCCGATCACATTGGACCGCGCCATCCACTCACAGCATGTCAAGGACGGCGATCTGGTGGTGCTGGGGGGATTCGCCCACGCCGGCGACTTCGCCGGTGCCGTCGCCATCCGCTGGCACAGCGCGCAGGGATGA
- a CDS encoding TetR/AcrR family transcriptional regulator, whose product MTEAPAHDRGMRSRDAILDTATELMSLHGFAATSISMISAACNLPASSIYWHFGSKDGIYVAVLQRARITLLAQLPPVEIPGADVAQRLDTFLDAVRDGFQRNPHGLKLLLGLGMLQQNASTAAVAELHNYRDTLTVWTRDALSVVFDLSDQPEVRDELARFTLRTASGTAIARWFDPTTAVDTEPLRVALLALAAHHGVPVEKASSAFPPGRVTSP is encoded by the coding sequence ATGACGGAGGCACCGGCCCACGACCGCGGCATGAGGTCCCGCGACGCGATACTCGACACCGCCACCGAGTTGATGTCGCTGCACGGCTTCGCGGCCACTTCCATTTCGATGATCTCCGCCGCCTGCAATCTGCCCGCCAGCTCCATTTACTGGCATTTCGGCAGCAAGGACGGCATCTACGTCGCGGTGCTCCAGCGGGCCAGGATCACGTTGCTGGCACAACTGCCCCCCGTTGAGATACCCGGCGCAGACGTCGCACAGCGGCTGGACACCTTCCTCGATGCAGTCAGAGACGGCTTCCAACGCAACCCGCACGGCCTGAAGCTACTGCTCGGCCTCGGCATGTTGCAGCAGAACGCCAGCACGGCGGCCGTGGCCGAGCTGCACAACTACCGAGATACGCTCACGGTATGGACGCGGGACGCACTGAGCGTCGTCTTCGACCTGTCCGACCAACCTGAAGTGCGGGACGAACTTGCCCGCTTCACCCTCAGAACGGCGAGCGGAACCGCCATCGCCCGGTGGTTCGATCCCACCACTGCCGTGGACACCGAGCCGCTGCGGGTCGCGTTGCTGGCCCTGGCGGCCCACCACGGCGTTCCCGTGGAGAAGGCCTCCTCAGCGTTTCCTCCCGGACGTGTCACCAGCCCGTAG
- a CDS encoding diadenosine tetraphosphate hydrolase: protein MTGDWRTDRIGTALRGENPTVLRRLTSGFAAIGDVQFLPGYSVLLVDEPDVQRLSDLPKAKRLSFLSDMDQLGEAIERACRRLDPAFRRVNLEILGNTDTFLHAHVWPRYEWERADLVGAPVWLYPHERWSDEQFRLGPQHDVLRNAIGSELDQLRSVA, encoded by the coding sequence ATGACTGGTGACTGGCGGACGGATCGGATCGGGACTGCTCTGAGGGGCGAGAACCCAACTGTGCTGCGGCGGTTGACGTCGGGATTCGCGGCGATCGGCGATGTCCAGTTCCTGCCGGGTTACTCGGTTCTGCTCGTCGATGAACCGGATGTGCAGCGGCTGTCAGATCTGCCGAAAGCAAAGCGGCTGTCGTTCCTGTCCGACATGGATCAGCTCGGTGAAGCGATTGAGCGAGCGTGTCGTCGGCTGGATCCGGCCTTCCGGCGGGTCAATCTGGAGATCCTGGGGAACACGGATACGTTCTTGCATGCGCATGTGTGGCCGCGGTACGAGTGGGAGCGGGCCGATTTGGTGGGTGCTCCGGTGTGGCTCTATCCGCATGAACGGTGGAGCGACGAGCAGTTCAGGCTCGGTCCGCAGCATGACGTGCTGCGGAATGCGATCGGTAGCGAACTGGACCAGTTGCGATCGGTGGCTTGA
- a CDS encoding carboxylesterase/lipase family protein — MSHTVTRAATAVAALLLTVATPPTASASASASTDLGRGPGPLVVATAHGSVRGAPGPHGGRVFQGIPFAASPTGELRWRPPQSPAPWSGVRDATAPASPCPQLPLTLLPDGGPVLPGDSNRTGSTSEDCLYLNVWTPAPTSSKPRPVLVWLHGGGNTYGAGSDYNGAALAARGLVVVTVNYRLGALGFLAHPALSDESAEHASGDYGLMDQQAALRWVRRNIGAFGGDRNRVTLGGQSAGSVGTCLHITSPTAKGLFHRAIQQSGSCVSEDALTPLSLAEAEKKGQSVAASLGCTAPSAAPACLRALPTTELIRGGAGPASLWAANTGPGILPVPPSQAWAVGRVNAVPILSGSTHDEYRYFTALYVDLLGGGPLTPQTYAALIKLQHPARADAVLDTYPASAYPSPNLAYSAVATDQRFACPARADSRLYSGRMPVYAYEFNDPQAPPFIPASHTPQGAFHAAELAYLFPTDAVPPLSAAQRRLSVTMTGYWARFATTGNPNRPGAPTWPRYTPDHDRIQVLAPDRPAPTTGFAADHHCDFWQRSSTS; from the coding sequence ATGAGCCATACCGTCACACGCGCCGCGACCGCCGTCGCGGCCCTGCTGCTGACGGTCGCGACACCCCCGACCGCCTCCGCCTCCGCCTCCGCCTCCACCGACTTGGGCCGCGGCCCCGGGCCGCTGGTTGTGGCCACCGCGCACGGCTCGGTGCGCGGCGCACCCGGCCCCCACGGCGGCCGTGTATTCCAGGGCATTCCCTTCGCCGCCTCCCCGACGGGTGAACTCCGCTGGCGCCCGCCCCAATCGCCCGCACCATGGTCCGGCGTACGGGACGCCACCGCACCGGCCAGCCCCTGTCCCCAGTTACCGCTGACCCTGCTCCCGGACGGTGGACCGGTCCTGCCCGGTGATTCCAACCGGACCGGCAGTACCTCGGAGGACTGCCTGTACCTCAACGTGTGGACCCCGGCTCCCACCAGCAGCAAGCCCCGGCCAGTGCTGGTGTGGCTGCACGGCGGCGGCAACACCTACGGCGCCGGCAGCGACTACAACGGCGCGGCGCTGGCCGCCAGGGGCCTGGTCGTCGTCACCGTCAACTACCGCCTGGGGGCCCTGGGGTTCCTCGCCCACCCCGCACTGTCCGACGAAAGCGCGGAGCACGCCTCGGGCGACTACGGACTGATGGATCAGCAGGCAGCGCTGCGCTGGGTACGGCGCAACATCGGCGCATTCGGTGGCGACCGCAACCGCGTCACCCTCGGCGGCCAGTCCGCCGGGTCCGTCGGCACCTGTCTCCACATCACATCGCCGACCGCGAAGGGCCTGTTCCACCGCGCCATCCAGCAGAGCGGCAGCTGCGTGTCCGAAGACGCTCTCACCCCGCTCAGCCTGGCCGAGGCCGAGAAGAAAGGGCAGAGTGTCGCGGCCTCACTCGGCTGCACCGCCCCCTCGGCCGCCCCGGCCTGCCTCCGTGCCCTACCCACCACCGAGCTCATCCGCGGCGGCGCAGGACCCGCGTCGTTGTGGGCAGCGAACACCGGACCGGGCATACTTCCCGTTCCGCCATCCCAGGCATGGGCTGTGGGGCGGGTGAACGCGGTCCCCATACTGAGCGGCAGCACCCACGATGAGTACCGCTACTTCACAGCGCTGTACGTCGACCTGCTCGGCGGCGGGCCGCTCACACCCCAGACCTACGCCGCCTTGATCAAGTTGCAGCATCCCGCCCGGGCGGACGCTGTCCTGGACACCTACCCCGCCTCCGCGTATCCCTCGCCCAACCTGGCCTACTCCGCGGTCGCCACCGACCAGCGGTTCGCCTGCCCGGCGAGAGCGGACAGCCGCCTGTACAGCGGACGGATGCCCGTCTACGCCTACGAGTTCAACGATCCGCAAGCACCGCCGTTCATCCCGGCGTCGCACACCCCTCAGGGTGCTTTCCATGCCGCCGAACTCGCCTACCTGTTCCCGACGGATGCCGTGCCACCCCTCAGTGCCGCCCAGCGCCGACTGTCCGTCACGATGACCGGCTACTGGGCCAGATTCGCCACCACCGGCAACCCCAACCGGCCGGGCGCCCCCACCTGGCCGCGTTACACCCCCGACCACGACCGCATCCAGGTGCTGGCACCAGACCGGCCCGCCCCCACCACCGGCTTCGCTGCCGACCACCATTGCGACTTCTGGCAGCGCTCCAGCACCTCCTGA
- a CDS encoding choice-of-anchor Q domain-containing protein, producing MRNRTTSGALATVTLAMAVNWAAPACVAAAAEAAGPTEFTVDTALDAVDADPSDGLCRTVTGTCSLRAAVMAANARPGSTITLPAGRYRLTIPPNPLLLVGSHPDPSTGDLNVNAPTTILGAGTRTTVIDANHIDRAFRMRADTRLSDLTITGGVAKQREVPITDTGGGGIANGKNMTLRRVAVTRNSAGYGGGVFNSPDSHLNLIDSTVSGNRAGEAGGIRFDDSGTVVNSTIADNHVTDPGDRPGSLGGYGGGVDIRGLGTVEFLNATIIGNSSPHGGGINIAPAYLDSLPGPIRDILDLPLGHLILKNSIVAGNASERAAGDCERAFADIASHGHNIDGDGSCHLDAVGDLPSRAPLVGPLGDNGGPTDTNALLHGSPALDSAAHCPATDQRGITRPQGAACDIGAYEQQQ from the coding sequence ATGAGGAACCGAACCACCTCAGGAGCACTCGCCACTGTCACACTCGCCATGGCGGTCAACTGGGCCGCCCCCGCTTGCGTCGCCGCCGCGGCCGAAGCCGCAGGGCCGACAGAATTCACCGTGGACACGGCCCTCGACGCGGTGGACGCCGACCCGTCGGACGGGCTCTGTCGCACCGTGACCGGTACGTGCAGTCTCCGCGCGGCAGTGATGGCCGCCAACGCCAGGCCGGGCAGCACGATCACGCTGCCCGCCGGCCGCTACCGGCTGACCATCCCGCCCAACCCGTTGCTGCTCGTCGGCTCGCACCCCGACCCGAGCACCGGCGACCTGAACGTCAACGCGCCCACCACTATTCTCGGCGCCGGCACACGCACCACTGTCATCGACGCCAACCACATCGACCGGGCATTCCGCATGCGAGCGGACACCCGGCTGTCCGATCTCACGATCACCGGAGGGGTCGCCAAGCAGCGCGAAGTCCCCATCACCGACACCGGTGGCGGCGGCATCGCCAACGGCAAGAACATGACCCTGAGGCGGGTTGCCGTGACCAGGAACTCCGCCGGATACGGGGGTGGCGTCTTCAACTCCCCCGATTCGCATCTCAATCTGATCGACAGCACCGTGAGCGGGAACCGCGCCGGAGAAGCCGGAGGGATCAGGTTCGACGACAGCGGCACAGTCGTCAACTCAACCATCGCCGACAACCACGTGACCGACCCCGGCGACCGTCCCGGCAGCCTGGGTGGCTACGGCGGAGGTGTCGACATCCGGGGGCTTGGGACCGTGGAGTTCCTCAACGCGACGATCATCGGCAACAGTTCGCCCCACGGCGGCGGAATCAACATTGCCCCCGCCTACCTGGACAGCCTGCCTGGGCCGATCAGGGACATCCTCGATCTGCCGCTGGGACACCTCATCCTGAAGAACTCGATCGTCGCGGGCAATGCCAGCGAGCGCGCGGCCGGTGACTGCGAGAGAGCCTTCGCGGACATCGCATCGCACGGCCACAACATCGACGGTGACGGCAGTTGCCATCTCGACGCCGTGGGCGACCTGCCGAGCCGGGCCCCGCTGGTCGGCCCTCTCGGAGACAACGGCGGGCCCACGGACACCAATGCGCTGCTGCACGGCAGCCCCGCCCTCGACTCAGCCGCCCACTGTCCCGCCACCGACCAACGCGGCATCACGCGTCCCCAGGGTGCCGCCTGTGACATCGGCGCCTACGAGCAGCAGCAGTGA
- a CDS encoding DUF3592 domain-containing protein: MSQLRGNLVGFVFHVLFPLIIIMLIWAAYTLIRRTRERRAAWESGLSARARVVRAYVRVRMVNNVARRIQYHEYDFVTADGRPVRFEEAGGPPSRGEGDETVVYYTSEQPEKATASEPVPGKDMTRAVLGVGVIGVGVVILLNVMIKYG; the protein is encoded by the coding sequence ATGTCTCAACTACGGGGGAATCTGGTGGGTTTCGTCTTCCATGTGCTCTTTCCGCTGATCATCATCATGTTGATCTGGGCCGCGTACACGCTGATACGCAGGACCAGGGAGCGGCGTGCGGCCTGGGAGAGCGGGCTGAGCGCCCGGGCGCGCGTCGTGCGCGCCTATGTCAGGGTCCGGATGGTCAACAATGTGGCCCGGCGCATCCAGTATCACGAGTACGACTTCGTCACAGCGGACGGGCGGCCGGTCCGCTTCGAGGAAGCCGGCGGGCCGCCGAGCCGGGGCGAGGGCGACGAGACGGTCGTGTACTACACGAGTGAGCAGCCCGAGAAGGCCACCGCGTCGGAACCTGTGCCCGGCAAAGACATGACGCGGGCGGTGCTCGGTGTCGGCGTCATCGGTGTGGGTGTCGTCATCCTGCTCAACGTAATGATCAAGTACGGCTGA
- a CDS encoding Fur family transcriptional regulator, with protein MSDLLQRLRGRGWRMTSQRRVVAEVLSGDHVHLTADEVHDRAAQRLPEISRATVYNALGELVLLGEVIEVSTDGRAKRYDPNAHHPHQHLVCSNCGTIRDVHPTGNPLADLPAEERFGFTVSEVEVTYRGLCPSCA; from the coding sequence ATGAGTGACCTGCTGCAGCGACTGCGGGGGCGTGGCTGGCGAATGACCTCCCAGCGACGTGTCGTTGCCGAGGTCCTCAGCGGCGACCACGTGCATCTCACAGCCGACGAAGTGCACGACCGCGCGGCACAACGGCTGCCCGAGATCTCCCGGGCGACCGTCTACAACGCCCTGGGCGAACTGGTCTTGCTCGGTGAGGTCATTGAGGTCTCCACCGACGGCCGCGCCAAGCGCTACGACCCCAACGCACACCACCCCCACCAGCACCTCGTGTGCTCGAATTGCGGCACCATCCGCGATGTTCACCCCACCGGCAATCCGCTGGCCGACCTCCCGGCGGAGGAACGGTTCGGCTTCACGGTGTCCGAGGTGGAGGTCACCTATCGAGGGCTGTGCCCATCCTGCGCTTAG
- the katG gene encoding catalase/peroxidase HPI, with protein MSENHDAIVVDAKAEGGGGCPVAHGRAPHPTQGGGNRQWWPERLNVKILAKNPAVANPLGEEFDYAEAFKTLDLPAVKQDIAEVLTTSQDWWPADFGNYGPFMIRMAWHSAGTYRISDGRGGGGAGQQRFAPLNSWPDNGNLDKARRLLWPVKKKYGQSLSWADLMILAGNVALESMGFETFGFGGGRADVWEPDEDVYWGPETTWLGDERYTGERELENPLGAVQMGLIYVNPEGPNGNPDPIAAARDIRETFRRMAMNDEETVALIAGGHTFGKTHGAGPAENVGADPEAASIEEQGLGWKNSFGTGKGGDAITSGLEGIWTNTPTTWDNSFFEILFGYEWELFKSPAGAYQWRPKEGAGAGTVPDAHDASKSHAPTMLTTDLSLRFDPAYEQISRRFLENPDEFADAFARAWFKLTHRDMGPVVRYLGPEVPSETLIWQDPLPEATHELVDAEDVSSLKGQILSSGLSVSQLVSTAWASASSFRGSDKRGGANGARVRLQPQIGWEVNEPDELAAVLRSLEGIQQSFNAAQAGGKQVSLADLIVLAGAAGVEKAAKDAGFEVDVPFTPGRVDASQEQTDVESFAALEPTADGFRNYLGKGNRLPAEYLLLDKANLLTLSAPELTVLVGGLRVLGANYQQSQLGAFTETPGSLTNDFFVNLLDLGTTWKSTSEDQNTFEGCDAATGEVKWTGTRADLVFGSNSELRALAEVYASDDAKEKFVNDFVAAWDKVMNLDRFDLV; from the coding sequence ATGTCTGAGAACCATGATGCAATCGTCGTAGACGCGAAGGCGGAGGGCGGAGGTGGTTGCCCGGTCGCGCACGGACGCGCCCCGCACCCGACTCAGGGTGGCGGAAACCGCCAGTGGTGGCCGGAGCGGCTCAATGTGAAGATCCTCGCCAAGAACCCCGCCGTGGCCAACCCTCTCGGCGAGGAGTTCGACTACGCCGAGGCGTTCAAGACCCTCGACCTCCCGGCCGTGAAGCAGGACATCGCGGAGGTGCTGACGACCTCGCAGGACTGGTGGCCCGCCGACTTCGGCAACTACGGCCCCTTCATGATCCGGATGGCGTGGCACAGCGCGGGCACCTACCGGATCAGCGACGGCCGCGGCGGTGGCGGAGCCGGCCAGCAGCGCTTCGCCCCCCTCAACAGCTGGCCGGACAACGGGAACCTCGACAAGGCCCGCCGCCTGCTGTGGCCGGTCAAGAAGAAGTACGGCCAGAGCCTCTCGTGGGCCGACCTCATGATCCTCGCCGGCAATGTCGCCCTCGAGTCGATGGGCTTCGAGACCTTCGGCTTCGGCGGCGGTCGCGCGGACGTCTGGGAGCCCGACGAGGACGTCTACTGGGGTCCCGAGACCACCTGGCTCGGCGACGAGCGCTACACCGGCGAACGTGAGCTCGAGAACCCCCTCGGCGCGGTCCAGATGGGCCTCATCTATGTCAACCCGGAGGGCCCGAACGGCAACCCGGACCCGATCGCCGCGGCCCGCGACATCCGTGAGACGTTCCGCCGCATGGCCATGAACGACGAGGAGACGGTCGCCCTGATCGCGGGCGGTCACACCTTCGGCAAGACCCACGGCGCAGGCCCGGCCGAGAACGTCGGTGCCGACCCCGAGGCCGCCTCGATCGAGGAGCAGGGCCTCGGCTGGAAGAACTCCTTCGGCACCGGCAAGGGTGGCGACGCGATCACCAGCGGTCTTGAGGGCATCTGGACGAACACCCCGACCACCTGGGACAACAGCTTCTTCGAGATCCTCTTCGGCTACGAGTGGGAGCTGTTCAAGAGCCCCGCCGGTGCGTACCAGTGGCGGCCGAAGGAGGGCGCCGGGGCGGGCACCGTCCCCGATGCCCACGATGCGTCGAAGAGCCACGCGCCGACGATGCTGACGACCGACCTGTCGCTCCGGTTCGACCCGGCCTACGAGCAGATCTCGCGTCGCTTCCTCGAGAACCCGGACGAGTTCGCGGACGCCTTCGCCCGCGCATGGTTCAAGCTGACCCACCGCGACATGGGCCCGGTCGTGCGCTACCTCGGCCCGGAGGTCCCGTCCGAGACGCTGATCTGGCAGGACCCGCTCCCCGAGGCGACGCACGAGCTCGTCGACGCCGAGGACGTCTCCTCCCTCAAGGGCCAGATCCTCTCCTCGGGCCTGTCGGTGTCCCAGCTGGTGTCCACCGCATGGGCGTCGGCCTCGTCCTTCCGCGGCAGCGACAAGCGCGGCGGCGCCAACGGTGCGCGCGTCCGCCTGCAGCCGCAGATCGGGTGGGAGGTCAACGAGCCCGACGAGCTGGCGGCGGTGCTGCGGAGCCTGGAGGGGATCCAGCAGTCCTTCAACGCGGCCCAGGCCGGCGGCAAGCAGGTCTCGCTCGCCGACCTGATCGTGCTCGCCGGTGCCGCGGGCGTCGAGAAGGCCGCCAAGGACGCCGGCTTCGAGGTCGACGTTCCCTTCACGCCCGGCCGCGTGGACGCGTCGCAGGAGCAGACGGACGTGGAGTCGTTCGCCGCGCTCGAGCCGACCGCCGACGGGTTCCGCAACTACCTCGGCAAGGGCAACCGGCTGCCGGCCGAGTACCTGCTGCTCGACAAGGCGAACCTGCTGACCCTGAGCGCCCCCGAGCTCACGGTCCTCGTAGGTGGCCTGCGCGTCCTGGGCGCGAACTACCAGCAGTCGCAGCTCGGCGCCTTCACCGAGACCCCCGGGTCCCTCACCAACGACTTCTTCGTCAACCTGCTCGACCTGGGCACGACCTGGAAGTCGACGTCAGAGGACCAGAACACGTTCGAGGGTTGCGATGCCGCCACGGGCGAGGTCAAGTGGACCGGCACCCGTGCCGACCTCGTCTTCGGATCCAACTCCGAGCTGCGCGCGCTCGCGGAGGTCTACGCGAGCGACGACGCCAAGGAGAAGTTCGTGAACGACTTCGTCGCCGCGTGGGACAAGGTGATGAACCTCGACCGGTTCGATCTCGTCTGA
- a CDS encoding serine/threonine-protein kinase: protein MELLDGSDPGAIGGYPLLALLGEGGMGRVYLSRTVSGRPLALKTVRAEFGREPGFEERFAREIRNSDRVRSPWTTAVVDYSPAGQRPQWLATEYVAAPSLGEWVQRHGPLAEPSVLALAAELCGALRAVHEAGLAHRDVKPSNVLLGRRSPLLIDFGIARATEDSRHTRTGGVIGSPGYLAPEQASAGGSGAPGDVFSLAAVLVYAATGQGPFSHPDEEFSAAVLLYRIVHEEPNLDGVPAALVSVLRSCLAKNPQRRPSTGAVGALLERLGGRTGIWPQMLPEALERDLAVREDEAHALVSAAVRPLPVAAVSGESEDDPASGGAGTAAAPAAGSPRRRLAGRTAWTAAGGIAAVLIAAAGTLVVQHFSGKDASGATPSPSPTVAALPASWAGTWVGAGPGTPTVDGLTQARTDRFAVTLTLHPARRGELAGKQVSKVSEVGTGRELGCTEALQLREVRRTSMVFEAVTSHPTDQSTVLTCPKGNIYVVTMTGRDTLGLEAEGAQSAGAPSTLTRNRP, encoded by the coding sequence GTGGAGTTGCTGGACGGGTCGGATCCGGGGGCCATAGGTGGTTATCCACTGCTGGCGCTGCTCGGTGAGGGCGGCATGGGGCGGGTGTATCTGTCCCGGACGGTGTCGGGGCGTCCGCTGGCGTTGAAGACGGTGCGTGCCGAGTTCGGACGGGAGCCGGGGTTCGAGGAGCGGTTCGCGCGTGAGATCCGTAACAGCGACCGAGTGCGCTCCCCTTGGACCACAGCGGTGGTGGACTACAGCCCTGCGGGGCAGCGCCCGCAGTGGCTGGCTACGGAGTACGTGGCCGCGCCGTCGCTGGGGGAGTGGGTACAGCGGCATGGCCCGCTGGCGGAGCCGTCCGTACTGGCTCTGGCCGCCGAGCTGTGCGGGGCGCTGCGGGCCGTACACGAGGCCGGGCTGGCACACCGGGATGTCAAGCCGTCCAATGTGCTGTTGGGCCGCCGTAGTCCCCTGCTCATCGACTTCGGGATCGCGCGCGCCACGGAGGACTCGCGTCACACGAGGACCGGCGGCGTGATCGGTTCTCCCGGTTACCTGGCGCCGGAGCAGGCGAGCGCCGGGGGATCGGGTGCGCCGGGTGATGTCTTCTCCCTGGCTGCGGTGTTGGTGTACGCGGCAACAGGACAGGGCCCGTTTTCCCACCCGGACGAGGAGTTCTCGGCCGCGGTGTTGCTGTACCGCATTGTGCACGAGGAACCGAACCTTGACGGCGTTCCGGCGGCCCTGGTCTCGGTGCTGCGGTCCTGTCTGGCCAAGAACCCGCAGCGGCGGCCCTCGACAGGCGCTGTCGGCGCGCTGCTGGAACGCCTGGGCGGCCGGACCGGTATCTGGCCGCAAATGCTGCCCGAGGCGCTGGAGAGGGATCTCGCCGTGCGCGAGGACGAGGCGCACGCGTTGGTCTCTGCAGCCGTGCGACCGCTGCCGGTGGCGGCTGTGTCAGGTGAGTCCGAGGACGATCCGGCTTCTGGCGGCGCGGGGACCGCCGCCGCGCCGGCTGCCGGTTCTCCGCGACGGCGGCTGGCCGGCCGGACAGCCTGGACGGCGGCAGGGGGCATTGCCGCGGTCCTGATCGCCGCGGCGGGCACGCTTGTCGTGCAGCATTTCTCCGGCAAGGACGCATCCGGCGCGACGCCTTCGCCGTCGCCCACCGTCGCTGCTCTTCCCGCGTCCTGGGCCGGTACATGGGTCGGCGCCGGCCCGGGCACCCCAACCGTCGACGGCCTCACCCAGGCCCGGACCGACAGGTTCGCCGTCACCCTGACCCTCCACCCGGCACGGCGGGGGGAGCTGGCGGGCAAGCAGGTCAGCAAGGTGAGCGAAGTGGGCACGGGCCGTGAGCTGGGATGCACCGAGGCCCTGCAACTGAGGGAGGTACGCAGGACATCGATGGTCTTCGAGGCGGTCACCAGCCACCCCACCGACCAATCGACCGTCCTCACCTGCCCCAAGGGCAACATCTACGTCGTCACGATGACCGGCCGCGACACCCTGGGCCTGGAGGCCGAAGGTGCGCAGTCCGCCGGGGCGCCGTCCACCCTCACCCGGAATCGCCCGTGA